In the Arachis stenosperma cultivar V10309 chromosome 8, arast.V10309.gnm1.PFL2, whole genome shotgun sequence genome, AGGCAGAAGTGGATAGGTCTCCAATGACTTGGACCAAAACTACTTCTCCAAATGAGAAGAAATTTTTAATTGATAGTCAATAGTTATTAGTTAGATCTTTTTCCTTTTCAGTCAGGTTAGTAGTTTGTACCTTTAGGCATATAGATGTCCTGGTTTAGTTTTAagtatattttagttttagtgcGATCTTTAGATGTgtatgaaaaaattatattatttgagcTGTAATTAGTTggcttagttttattttatttgagttatTTCAGAAGAAATTTTTTCGCTTTCATAATGGCAATTGTGAGGTGATCCAATAGTTTCGACAGGTTAGTAGGCATTAGATTGATTTAAGTTTTCTAATGATGTATTCATTGGGACACTTGCTCTATTGGGtcttcctttgttttcttcaatTTATTGTTGAAAAAAGCTATAGCAATAATAGAAGTATAATGTCTAAAATTAATTCAAACTATATgaatttattgttattttagttgcaataatttttttatgtttatctttATTGGTCCATTTTGTTTTCTTGAGATTTTGTTCGATGTGTTTTGAGTACATACACATGAACTAAttgttctatattttttttcctttatatTGAGGTCCAACTATGTTTTTTTTCCCACACATATGCATGGTGCTTCTGTTTTCTCTAATGACAATGGGGTCTTGAACATTTTACGGGTGTGGTTTTATTCGCAGCCATCGAAAGAAGCCATTGGATAAGGTGCAAAACTTGTGTGGACGATCTATTAATTGCTACAGTGACAATGATGGTCTTCCTGAACTTCAAGCAGCATTAATGAAAAAAGGTAAGCAACAACGTTCTAGACTCTATCTTCTTTTTACAACATATAAATGTGTGTTAATTTATGTGTGATATCCATGTATGAGgtattcttctcttctttctagGGTTTCTTTGATTTTGTTTCAAATAAATATGAAATCAACCTTCTTTAATTGTGATCTgttggtaaaaaaaaattgaaattttcttttaagtgttaattttttttattgatataacTGCATGCTTgtgtaatttaaaaatatattgttaGATTAAAGATCTCGAATTAGATATCACACGTTAGTAGGTGTAACCTATATACTATTTTGATGATAATTGAAAACAAATAACGTTTTGGCTTGGCTTTCCATGATTTTGTTAGTGTTGCTTCAATTCCTTTTAAAAGAACTAAGTAACAATGCATACctaattattttcttaatctttttagttttattttgttttgtttttttttttttatttctttcttttactagTCTTAAGTGAATAATTGTTTATAATGTGCTAATAAGGATAAGAAGAGAATTGTTGACAAATTAGTCTCTATCAAGGTaataatattctaaataaattgtctatatctattttttttagaagagATCACCTTGACATATTTTTCATTGGAAATATGCTCTATCTTGcgttaaatattaaaaatatgttGTACGcctattaaaattataatatttgaaATATTAGATGTGCTCTTTGTATGCCTTTCCTCTTCCTTCCTTTTGGTCTTCtatttctccttctttcttttctattcctcttctctttctttgtttGCTCTTCTTCTGCTGTCTTGGGAATTGCaattttttcttatctttattcaTCTTCTCTCCCTGTTATCTCGTGGAATTTTTGCTACATCTATCTGAGGTATATATCTAACACTATTAGGTTAGAGTTTATGAGGGGGCTGTCTTGATTTACGTGCTATTTTTAACACCTCTTTGCTATATTTCTCTCTTGCTATTAGGTTAGGTTATAGGGTTCCAAGTTTGTCCTTCTGATTTTTTGATCTGATAGTGGCGGCCATGAAGATCTTGGATTAGATATTGGATGTTAGTAGGTGTAACATATATACTATGTTGACAATAATTGAAAACATAATTCTTTGACCTTCCATGATTTTGTTACTATTGCTTCAATTCCTTTTAAAGAAACTAAGTAACGATGCATACCTAATtactttcttattctttttagctttattttgttttgttttctttatttctttatttatttttttattaatcttaagTGAATAATTGTTTATAATGTGCTAATGAAGATTGGAAGAGAATAGTTGACAAATCGATTTCTATTAgggtaataatattttaaataaattgtcAAAAAACTACTTTTTCTAGAAGAGATCACCTTGACATATTTTTTATTGGGAATATGCTCTATCttgtattaaatataaaaaatatgttgtacgcctattaaaattaaaatatttaaactaaTACTGAATGTGCTCATTATATGCCCTtcctcttcctttcttttggtcttctatttctctttcttctttttctatttctcttctatttctttgtttgatcttcCTCTGCTGTCTTGggaattatgattttttttatctttcttcatcttctctcccTATTATCTCATGTGAAATTTTTGCTACATTTCtctgatatatatatatctgaCACTATTATGTTACGAGTTTAGAGGGAGCTGTCTTGATTTACGTGCTATTTTTTACACCTCTACTATATTTTTCTCCTGGTATTAGGTTAGTGTATAGGGATCCAAGTCTGTCCTTCTGATTCATCGATCTGATAGTGGCGGCCATGAAGATTTTGGATTAGATATCGGACGGTAGTAGGTGGAGACTAATCTAAGGTTTATATTGTGTTCACTCCTGTGTGTTTTGAATGTTCAGTTTTAAATATCTATTggtggttttttttttcttcttccttccaaATTAAAAAGTTGATCTATTTTAAGATTCAAATTTCTCAGCTGTATACTGCTAGATATACTCATCCTTCCCcattttttttatcatgttAATTGAAGTTATTATATTGTATGTGCTATAAAAGTGCCCTTTTAAAAAAATCTGCTGATGTTGTGAGAGAGATGTGAAATGAAAGTGATCACTCAGATAATTCATGTGATCAAGTTGATGAAAGTGAGGTGTTGATGTGTTTATTTGCTTATACAatgtgttaatttttattatttggttttttatacctatttgtattaatttgccttgatttcatttaaattttaatgaattttttgaaattaggAATATGTTGTGCTCAGGATTAGAAAAAGGAAAAGCCTCCCTTGAAGAGGTTGAGAAGGTCATTGAAGCTCGAATTTGATGAATCTGATGATGCTAATCTTTTTAAGGATGAATCCGAATCTGGTCATGGGGTCAAGTGACATGATTTTCTATGTCATTTAACTAGAGTTACTAATCAAGACTTATATAAGGCATTAGATATGGATAGTGCAAATAGTGTCCACCCTTCTTTGATGTGTAATGTAAAATTTTTTGGTTGTGTTCATGTAATAGGAATTGGTATTTAATATTTGGTATGTAATGTGGTGTGTGTCTTAGGATGTTTGATGTTTTGTATGTCCGTATTTTGTACTTTATTGGGCTTATTGATCATGTAATACATCAATTGTTAGGATGTGGACATAGCATTATTAGccaaataaatttaattatgtaaccttttatttttgtaattcagctctataaaaaattaataaaatgcAGTAGTATTTTAGTGTTGTATGTTATAATTTTGGCAAATAAAATGCAGTAATTTTTTAGTATTGTATGTTAAaattttggcaaatgatttatATTTGAGAAGTTATATATATACTGtgttgttaattttatttaagagagaGTTGAGAATTTAGTTGCAAATGATAATTGTTGAGAATTTAAATGATAATTATCGAGAATTTATATGACATGTACTGAAGGTTTTATTACAatataagaattaattatagaGATAGAGATATTTAAATAATGTTATTTTACGGAGTTAACTTTTTTGCATTGTTAATTTGAATGGCAGTTCCACTATTATTGTTTTATGTCATGAACAGAAATTTTCGACCTGTGCGTTGCACAGGTCTTCTGCTAGTAGTATATACTCTCTGTCGATTTCAAACATTTAATTTTGTAAAAGAGTGGcgagagagaagaaaaaaaagaagtcaTCATATGCAAATCCATATATTTGATTTAGAAAGCAATCAACGGTATAAAAGGATTGTTGCTTTTATTACTGTCTATTACTTTAATTAGAAGTACACTTATGAACATAAGCAAGGCCAAGGTTTTGTAACTCTAGCTCTAAAAGCATCACTGATTGGCAAGTTTGTCAACATAtgcttcaatttcttgtcacCCTTTTCCTCTTTTCCTCTTTTCCAATAgcatctttttctttctaatgaTAAACTTATCATCTCTGGCAGTGGCAGCAACTGTTAGACcttggagactcatttagccaTAGACCATAATTTCCTTTGGAAAAATGATATATGTACCCTTGTCATCTTTTTTCTCCTCATGATATAGCTCATCTAAATTAATTAAACATTTGAGAGCTGATCAAACATTAATCAAACTCCTATCAGAATAAAGTTCTTTAGAAATTATTGAGCCTCAACGAAAAGTGGTAAATTGCATCACTCTGCTTCTCCATATTGGAGTCCTTCCTTGTAGAAAAATTTCACTGCTTCTAAATTAAGAAGGATCTTGTggtaaaacttggacttttccACCAACAAACACACTGTCCAAAGATCAAAAGTAGATATTGCCTTCTGCTATGCCCCAATTGTTACGTGCTAGTGTCATATCCCGTTGCCCAAACAGGTACACAGTAGATCAAGATTCCAAGGACAAATGAGGCACACATTGTGATAACGGCATACACATAGGCTCTCCAAGGATGATTGCTTTCTCTCATTGCATTGAACTCAGCTGCAAAAGTTGAGACAGTACTCAAACACCCCAAGAGACCTAACTGTGTTCCGATTACAATAGTGTCACAATCTTTGGTATTGACCTGCAAAATTtgtgatgagaaaaataagtgtttctttttttttttttttgcaatgtGAAATTGATTTCTCTTTATTTAAAGCTAAACTTTATATCACAACCCCTTTATAGACTTCATACTAGCCATCGGATATCACATCACATGAATCACACTACAACTTTTTTGTGAATGGCTCatatgaatccacctttagagATTGTTGAAGATTTGGATTTGTAACAATAAAATCTTTACATCAGGAATATATTAATATGAATACTAAATGTACAAATGATTCTAATTTGCTATTTCTTGTATGTTTAACACGCTACTTTTGATGGTTGTAATAACCTTTTTTGTACATTCATAAATCAATGTATCTAGACACAATTGTAACAATTTCTCAATGGTATCTAATTTAATTGTAATCCTATTACTATTATTAGGTTAGAGATTAGCAAATGCAGCAAATATTGGAGCACTGGGAGACAGAGGAGCACAAAAGAAACTTACTGCTTCCTTTACGGTGGAAAGTGCAGCCATTACACAAGCAGCTGATACATTGGCAATGAGAGTTCCAAATGGCATCCATTTAAACAACCCTGCCCTTCCTAATCCACGACCATTTAGTCGAGCTAAGAACCATCGAATCCACACGCCTACAGGTCCAACCATGCAAGCGAACCATAACTCGGCACCACTTCCACCATTCTTGAACTTAGCCTTCACCAATGCACCACTCACACCCCATAATATTCCTAAAATCACCAAGAACATCGTCATAGCTGCCAACTGACGTTGGGGGCTATCTACTCTGCAGTTGATCTCAGAGTTATCACCACTTCCTGAACACATATTCAGCTTATTTAGAAGCCACTTGAATCCCTTGGCAGTTTCAATTCCAACTATGATGGAATATCCAACAAGAAATAAGCCTGAGAAACCACGTTGCAAACCCACTCAGTAATGCTAAATGCTAAATAGCCGGCAAAAACACTTCAAAAATTCAATAAGACTAAGATCATGTTTATAACTAAAAGAAAACTTCTCTTATCTAGTAGACCTATTTACCAAATAAAAAACCAAGTATGGCGAAGAGCCAATGTCCCGAGACACTGAGTTGAAGCATTTTCTGATTCCAACCGCTGAAAGTTGTAAGGCTTCCTAGGTAACCAGTTGTTATTGCTATAGCTAGATGTTCTGAAACTTGAGATATGTCGGCTTTGAATACAACACCAAACCATCCCATCAAAAATGAACCAATCTGAAATAACATGTAAAATAGTTACATTAAGTTTCATTGTTTTCCAACAGCAATTTTATTTTGCTATCAGTTTAAGCGTACCATTTATTATTATGTAGTAAAGAAGGATTCATAGCTAATTTGTAACTGTCTAGTTCTTTAGAAAAAGGCCTTAAGCGCATCACTAGTTGAATATCATAAGAAGGTTCAAATCAGATTTTCAGTTGTTCAACTCTCTAGATTTATTTAAAAAGTGCACAATGAAAAAGCAGCTCCACTAACTACAGGATCAGAAACCAAAACTTTCTTATTTGGCCCCACCTTCAGCTTAGAAAGTGCTACAAATTTAGACTACTGTTATAAAAGCAAAAGATATGAATAATTTAACACACATGGACATGGTGCTTTTAagcatataataataataataataatgtcatATCTGAAAAATAGCAAGAAAAATAACATGGAAAGAAACGGCTACCATATTAGCAGGAAGATCAAGGTAAAGAACAGTTTTGTTGCTTGTTAAATTGGCTTCCCCAGGGCCAAATAGCTTCTGCAGTAAATATCTTGTTAAGACCTGCACATATAGTTACTGTGGCTATTAGAATCTTGGTTTAATACCAGCAAAAGAATATCAAAATAAGCAATTAAGCACTCATCAATTACAGGCTAGCAAATACTGTAAAGTTAGTAATCTAATTAAGTTTAACAACTAAGTTTAAGAGGATATTTACGTACCCCTAGAATTCCGAAAACAGCCATATGAATCATACATGAAGCATAGTCCAGAAACTCTGGCAAACCTTTACGAGTTTCCTGAATTTACAAACACATTCAAAAAAGAATGTAAGTCATACCATGATATATATGATTAGATCTATCCACATATAACACTTTACATAAACATCAAATCTTGTCCTAAATTAAAAGTACTAAAAATGAAAACATGAGATGGAGAAGAGAGATAGATAGCTCACTTTCTTTGGTTCTTCAGAAGGCAAAACTGCATCCGTGGTGGAAAGAGGAGAAGCTACGAGCTGAGGTGGCAAAGGCCTAATAGCAGAAGAGGCTCTTGGCGGTTGCAGTTGTTCCACGTCAGCAGCAGTACCGCCATTCTCATCTGATTTTGTTTCATCGAAGGAGAACCTGAAGCTGTTGGTACCGCTGAACCTTCTGCTCGGAAGTGCGCGATCTCCAATGTCACCGGCTTCTGAAACGCTCTCGCTCTCGGCGTCATCGTCGTTTTCCGTGCGGTGGCTGACGTGGCTGGATATGCTGAGTGAGCGCCTCCTAATCGAAGAAGAACCCACGCcactgttcaatctctccattgttattcaacaaagaaaacaagaacCACACGGGAAACTTGCGCGTCACTGCGTTAAAATCgcaaaacaattaaaaaaaaaaaaaacaaactaaTGTAACAGGTTGACTCGTGCAGTTGCCACCCTGCCACCCATGCTTATTCAAACGAATATATTTACATATCAGCAAAAAAAAATACgctttttaatttctatatgGAGGACACATTTGAGTTAGACCCGATTATAGAGGAGGGAAGAGTTTTACCTGTGTGTGGTGTCAGGAAAAGTAGAAATCGGACCCTGTGTATTTGGTGTGCTTTCTCGGACGGTCCGAGTTGTGTATAGAAAACGGACCGTGCGATTAGTGCCTCTCCATCCACGTGTCGCCCGCAGGTGACTTCTTCAACGGTGCACTTTTTTTTCAATGTTAACCCATACTCAATATCCGTTTTCACATTCACTCCATTCCCTTGAAAAAGGGGCCAcggctgcttcttcttctttgttacTCCTTCGGATCTTACTTTGCATGGtgaaaataatttcaaaatgccaaagaaaaaaaatgtagaGATATAGATCGTCCTGAATTTTATATTATACATTATCTcaatatgtaatttttttaaaaattattttaatattttataattaaaattattattattattattattaggaagttaattatttttattattgttgtgaGAAGTTAGAATATTAttacactcttttatttttaatattggattAACAATGGTGTTTTTTTAAATTGTGATCtattgtgttattttttttttaaatgtgaaATGATTTAATGTACGGAgtacaaatcggaccgtccgatttctaAGAATTACAGAAATCGGACTGTCCGATTTatgttgaaaaaattaaaaaaaattggagtacacaaatcggaccatGCAAATTCATTTTattctttatataaaatttatatacttACAATATCCATGGTCCGACTTCATTTTATTCcttatataaaaattcatatatatacaaTACCCATGGTCCGATTTGCAAGTTGAGAAATTCAAATTCCAGCAATTGCAAAATCGGACCCTCCGAGTTCTTTACATATTTTTCCAAAGTAAATAACTCGGACCATGCGATTTTTACCCCTGCCATTGACATAAAACTGTCCCATCCTTTGGTCTAACACGCTCTAGTTCCATATCGAAGTACATCACGCTGCTTAGttccataacaaaaaaattgagccaaaaaaaaatataactatcatattttagatataaaagagGTTAAATACACTCAATTTTCTCTATTTTAGATTGAATTAAAGGAGCAACTTTTaataatcttaaaaaaatatttattttataaataaaaatatcatcctctcattttatataaattatatgttattttttaaataatataatttctcTGTACTCGCCTATAAAATTGTGAGGTGAGattcctattttttttttaaattctgttttatttgtttttttttaatatttttcgtgtGGCGCTACTTTTCGTGTGGCACAGTGCAATTAATGTGGCGCAGCCACGGGTCTTTGTTTTACCCAACAACTTGGTTCGTAATTTgctatacttttttatttttaatattagattaataataatattttttaaattatgatttattgtaatatttttttaaaatatgaaataaattaatttacGAAGTATAAATTTGGATTGTCCAATTTTTATATTGGGATCGtatcctaaatttttttaattttttaaatataaattgaattgtattttaaattttcaaaattttttaaacataaatCGAAGAATTCAATTTGTATACTtctcataattttaaaaaaatcaaaaattacTATATTAAGACATAACATTTATTCAActtctatatttaaattttttagtccAATTTACTATTGCTTATTATATTTCTtatttcaattattattattattattattattattattattattattattattattcatttttcATATCTAGATCTATGTAATTATGGAGTTATTGTCTATGGTTATTAGTTAATATTTAGTCTACGTGAGTTAAGAAGGAATGACAGAATAAGGCATGATATTAGATATATTGAAAATACGAAGAATAATATGTATTTAAGGTCAcggttttatttatttatgattaaaattaattttttcatataaaTCATTTAATCAAATAAGTCTATTTAAATTATTACATTTGTATgtacacatttttttttttgcgttTTTGTTGCacggttttctttttctttatctttgatacttcgttttttttatattattttttttttgttatcatCCTCACCAATATCATcacttcctctttttttttttattttttttttaaatttgttttttttcttttctttctctttcatcatgATCATCATCGTTATAGTCATTATCATCTTCTTTTTATACATATCGTCgatattattatcattatcgtAGAATTTTTATCATAACGTTATTTAATCCAAAATTGATTTGGAtgtgttttttttataattcaatcaTTTTTGTGTGTTATTTTCAAACTGAGTTTGTGTGTCGtaattattaagtaattttgATACATTTATGAGTTATTGAGGTTTGTAGCAAAATTTCCGTGTAAAAACTGaaaattttatatgttattgttaaaaaattttagtgtatttttattctgataagttctgcataattcaaaactctttatcttcttcttcttcatgttttgctgcttttttcttctttttcatcattatcatctttttttatttacttttttcttcttattttacctttttaagtttctttttgttttactcttttaataagaataaaaataaaaaaaatcaaacaaagaaaaaaatatataatgttacaaaattacttgaaaaagaatgaacctacattcattcaactaaaagaaagaaagaaataagaaaaaaataacattaaaaaaaatatttttatgcatTTTTAACAAAACTTTAGTGTAAAAAGTTAAGAAATTTATGTgctattattaaaatatttcagtgtatttttattataatttcaGAATTAATTAAGATGCATGCCAAAAATAAATTCAGACAAAAAGTGTACTTTATTTAGATCCATAATGCATcgaaattaaatttataatacaccaaaattatttaataataatccTCAATGCACCGAAATTACTTAAGATAATCCTCTTAAAACCTTGTCAAAATTGAAAAACTTTTAACAGTAAAAAATTTTTGGTATTATTTCTTGATAAATTTTGCATAACTCAAAACTTTTTTTCGTTTTCATCattatcatcttcttctttttttgttcatcttctttttattttactctcttcatataaaaagaatcaaataaagaagagaatgaacctacattcatttaactgaaagaaagaaataaataagaaaaaaaaaagataaaatgtagcattaaaaaaaatatttgtgtaTTTGTAGTAAAATTTCAATGTAAAAATTAAgacatttatttattattgttaaaaaaatttgatatttttgtattctgATAAATTCTACCTAATTTAAAACTCTTCTTTTTCCTCCTTTCATCTTTTGTTActacttctttttcttgttcatcatcatcattttttttattcatcttttccttcttattttaccttctcaattttttttgtattttatttttttaacaagaataaaaacaaaaaaattaaataaaaaagaaaaaaaacatataatattacaaaattatttagaagatgaacctacattcattcaactaaaaaaaagaaagatataacgaaaaaaatgaaaaaatgtattaaaaaaaatatttttatacatttGAAGTAAAATTTTagtgtaaaaattaaaaaatttatatatattattaaaaatttttggtatatttttattctattattattataatatagaACTGAATATTGTtaatatatcaaatttaattcatAGAAAAATTGTATGGTAAGAaagttccttttttttttccttgttATGGTGAGCTAAAAAATGGCATTtcattaaattagttttatttttgtttgttctTAGCACAAGATTGATATGTTGGGATATGGTTAGTTGGTACAGAATttattaataaagaaaaatgtaTGGAGTCATGAAATAGAACTTACACCTCAATGATCTCGTCAAtgagtttcttttcttttctgttgACAATGAATAATGGCCAATTCTAGGTGCGTATGAGTTTTTGCCTAAATGTTGTCTAACTTATTTTTTGTagtaaattttgattttttaaaaattatttatttttatatcttttaaataaaagaataactTTTAACCCTTTT is a window encoding:
- the LOC130944253 gene encoding uncharacterized protein LOC130944253, with the translated sequence MERLNSGVGSSSIRRRSLSISSHVSHRTENDDDAESESVSEAGDIGDRALPSRRFSGTNSFRFSFDETKSDENGGTAADVEQLQPPRASSAIRPLPPQLVASPLSTTDAVLPSEEPKKETRKGLPEFLDYASCMIHMAVFGILGVLTRYLLQKLFGPGEANLTSNKTVLYLDLPANMIGSFLMGWFGVVFKADISQVSEHLAIAITTGYLGSLTTFSGWNQKMLQLSVSGHWLFAILGFLFGLFLVGYSIIVGIETAKGFKWLLNKLNMCSGSGDNSEINCRVDSPQRQLAAMTMFLVILGILWGVSGALVKAKFKNGGSGAELWFACMVGPVGVWIRWFLARLNGRGLGRAGLFKWMPFGTLIANVSAACVMAALSTVKEAVNTKDCDTIVIGTQLGLLGCLSTVSTFAAEFNAMRESNHPWRAYVYAVITMCASFVLGILIYCVPVWATGYDTST